The proteins below come from a single Roseiflexus sp. RS-1 genomic window:
- a CDS encoding CHAT domain-containing protein, with the protein MAGEETIAALAAIWDECSSSARWPALLPELRQLVDQFQQSADEDTRAEIAMRITDLLLDTDPDLYQKLITMRKAMRAGEAHNRFSTRGMPSDAELSAAWQEIRTREASIHGESITTGNITGTGIAIGQGAQATVHQHFYEPRFTRHTDISCPRRAQVNSRVTVTVALTMQPQPESVACEAIEVFEGKVKVRIDAPGFEPLSPLEQTIIVERDDDSAPVVFHLKARETGPHEIAIQFWQRGNLIATVVAPIEVLEVEPVFAPALIPKTPVSPRMADVTPPDLTLVVFRDPAGRMQFTLHRDNVTLCYAEQTLRHPPDALLNALFDELHLLQRGTDSANRRRGSSLLTAEQVERRIRNLGYKLWDDLIPPELKLYYARERHQWQSAIAAGQRWSLLVQSNEPDIPWELVRPYSDGPDCWEEDFWCQTFHFARWLLKRPDSPESVVPLPRLRLRTLAAVVPTCYPELKAVPEEHKLLRDLIARYCLTDRSPQRATEAEVIALLETGGFDWLHVITHGDFFAQSALHSSAIGLDDNQWLASSAITGLRIRSALRNHRPAIILNACHVGREQPSLSGAAGWVTQFVGSGAGMMIAPLWSVNDEFAFRFSEVFYTALLNPDRPATVAEAMWQARNAIRQPDDPTWLAYSLFAHPNARVEVQPLQA; encoded by the coding sequence ATGGCCGGTGAAGAGACTATAGCCGCGCTGGCAGCTATTTGGGACGAATGTTCATCCAGTGCGCGCTGGCCCGCATTACTGCCGGAGCTGCGCCAACTGGTCGATCAGTTTCAACAGAGCGCCGATGAAGACACTCGCGCAGAAATCGCTATGCGCATTACCGACCTGCTGCTCGATACCGATCCCGATCTCTACCAGAAGCTGATTACGATGCGCAAAGCCATGCGCGCTGGCGAGGCACATAACCGCTTCAGCACGCGCGGCATGCCATCTGACGCTGAACTCTCGGCAGCCTGGCAAGAGATTCGGACACGTGAAGCGTCAATCCACGGCGAGAGCATTACCACTGGCAACATCACCGGCACCGGCATTGCCATCGGTCAGGGCGCGCAGGCCACAGTGCATCAACACTTCTACGAGCCGCGCTTTACCCGCCACACCGACATCTCCTGCCCGCGACGGGCGCAGGTGAACAGCCGGGTCACCGTCACCGTTGCGCTGACGATGCAGCCCCAGCCGGAGAGCGTCGCGTGCGAGGCTATCGAGGTCTTCGAGGGCAAGGTCAAAGTACGGATCGATGCGCCCGGCTTTGAACCGCTGAGTCCGCTCGAACAAACAATCATTGTCGAGCGGGATGACGATAGCGCCCCGGTCGTGTTTCACCTCAAGGCGCGCGAAACCGGTCCCCACGAGATCGCCATCCAGTTCTGGCAGCGCGGCAATCTCATCGCCACGGTCGTGGCGCCCATTGAGGTGCTAGAGGTAGAGCCGGTCTTTGCGCCAGCATTAATACCGAAAACGCCCGTCAGTCCGCGCATGGCTGACGTAACACCGCCAGACCTCACCCTCGTCGTCTTTCGCGACCCTGCCGGGCGGATGCAGTTCACGCTGCACCGTGACAACGTTACGCTCTGCTACGCCGAACAGACGCTGCGCCATCCCCCCGACGCGCTGCTCAATGCGCTCTTTGACGAGTTACACCTGCTGCAACGCGGTACCGACAGCGCTAACCGACGGCGTGGTTCGTCGCTCCTGACTGCCGAACAGGTCGAGCGGCGCATCCGCAATCTGGGCTACAAACTGTGGGATGACCTGATCCCACCCGAACTCAAACTATACTATGCCCGCGAGCGCCACCAGTGGCAGAGCGCCATCGCAGCCGGGCAACGCTGGAGCCTGCTGGTGCAATCGAACGAGCCGGACATCCCCTGGGAGCTGGTGCGTCCGTACAGCGATGGGCCGGATTGCTGGGAAGAGGACTTCTGGTGCCAGACCTTCCACTTCGCCCGCTGGCTGCTCAAGCGCCCCGACAGCCCTGAGAGCGTGGTTCCCCTACCGCGACTGCGGCTGCGCACCCTGGCCGCAGTCGTGCCTACCTGCTACCCGGAACTGAAGGCTGTCCCTGAAGAACACAAACTGCTGCGCGACCTGATTGCCCGCTATTGCCTGACCGACCGCAGCCCGCAGCGGGCAACCGAGGCAGAGGTCATCGCTTTGCTCGAAACGGGTGGCTTCGACTGGCTGCACGTCATCACCCACGGCGACTTCTTCGCTCAATCGGCGTTGCACAGCAGCGCAATCGGCCTGGATGACAACCAGTGGCTGGCGAGCAGCGCGATCACTGGTCTGCGCATCCGGAGCGCGCTACGCAACCACCGCCCGGCGATCATCCTGAACGCCTGTCACGTCGGTCGTGAGCAACCTTCGCTCAGCGGCGCTGCCGGCTGGGTCACGCAGTTTGTCGGCTCCGGTGCGGGCATGATGATCGCGCCGCTCTGGTCGGTCAACGACGAGTTTGCTTTCCGCTTTAGCGAAGTCTTCTACACCGCGCTGCTCAACCCTGATCGCCCTGCCACCGTCGCTGAGGCAATGTGGCAGGCGCGCAACGCCATCCGTCAGCCCGACGATCCGACCTGGCTCGCCTACAGCCTGTTCGCCCACCCGAATGCGCGGGTCGAAGTGCAACCGTTGCAGGCGTAG
- a CDS encoding CHAT domain-containing protein translates to MPPRPTPPPDSPDRPARLNNLGTGLRDRYARSGRLEELKQARRSYALACKQGQLLAPESALAASQSWGRWAGERHYWKEAAYAFGFGLETIEQLHRAQLRRSEQELWLSAARGLHTSAAYALVRAARPSALRRAVEVAELGRARGLGETLARDRSDLSIIERQYPDIYERYRAAAEVVRSLERTDRATTDRQDEAQPSFTELANRIRAARADLDAAIEAIRAIPGYEAFLRPPTYAEIAAAAQPGVPLVYLITTPQGSLALIVPDGNAEPEALLLDEFTENDLKNLLLVRTGDEVVGGYLPGQLLGGKMLETALAMALPILGERLIAPLAQRLRALNATGVTLVPTGLLSLLPLHAATYRIDGSSRSLLDEFDVAYAPSARVLAIAQREQQRRAAKGVRLAGVGNPTGDLRYASAELHSICDLLPPAATTTFYEQAATRSAIWSALGESTIGHFSCHGSFADDPLDSALHLAAGDRITLRDLVAGDTTALSNLRLVALSACQTAITDFGRLPDESIGLPGGFLQAGVPAVVGTLWSVNDLSTALLMHRFYELHLHGDDAAGLAPQPPVRALRLAQQWLRDLTYKEMFDYFQRHRQLKAVRQHNSASVQVSGVRMPSALIEVGRALAEEYMLDHPNNRPYANPICWAAFTFNGAMEGAA, encoded by the coding sequence ATGCCACCCCGCCCGACTCCCCCGCCCGACTCCCCCGACCGCCCCGCTCGGCTGAACAACCTGGGGACCGGGCTGCGCGACCGCTATGCCCGCAGCGGGCGGCTGGAGGAGCTTAAGCAAGCCCGACGGTCGTATGCACTCGCCTGCAAACAAGGCCAACTGCTTGCGCCCGAAAGTGCATTAGCCGCTTCCCAGTCATGGGGACGGTGGGCCGGCGAGCGTCATTATTGGAAAGAAGCAGCGTATGCCTTCGGGTTTGGACTGGAGACGATTGAACAGTTGCACCGCGCCCAATTGCGCCGCAGCGAGCAGGAATTGTGGCTGAGTGCCGCTCGTGGCTTGCACACCTCTGCCGCCTACGCCCTTGTCCGTGCTGCCCGTCCCAGCGCGCTGCGCCGCGCCGTTGAGGTCGCAGAGCTTGGCCGTGCCCGCGGTCTCGGCGAGACGCTGGCCCGTGATCGCAGCGATCTCTCCATCATCGAACGCCAATACCCGGACATCTACGAACGCTACCGTGCGGCAGCGGAGGTCGTGCGCAGTCTGGAGCGCACCGACCGCGCCACGACTGATCGCCAGGACGAAGCGCAACCGTCGTTCACCGAACTGGCGAACCGCATCCGCGCTGCCCGCGCCGATCTGGATGCCGCCATTGAAGCCATTCGCGCCATTCCCGGCTATGAAGCGTTCCTCCGGCCTCCCACCTACGCTGAGATCGCGGCAGCCGCCCAACCCGGCGTGCCACTGGTCTACCTGATCACCACTCCCCAGGGCAGTCTGGCGCTGATCGTTCCCGATGGCAATGCAGAACCTGAAGCGCTGCTGCTCGACGAATTTACGGAGAACGATCTGAAAAACCTCCTGCTCGTGCGCACAGGCGATGAAGTGGTAGGTGGGTATCTGCCGGGTCAGTTGCTCGGTGGTAAGATGCTGGAAACGGCGCTGGCAATGGCGCTGCCGATCCTTGGCGAGCGGCTGATCGCGCCGCTGGCACAACGGCTCCGCGCCTTGAATGCTACCGGCGTGACGCTCGTCCCCACCGGTCTGCTCAGCCTGTTGCCGCTGCATGCGGCAACCTACCGAATTGATGGCTCCTCCCGCAGCCTGCTCGATGAGTTTGATGTCGCTTATGCGCCGTCGGCGCGGGTGCTGGCAATTGCGCAACGCGAACAGCAGCGGCGGGCAGCAAAGGGGGTGCGGCTGGCTGGTGTTGGGAATCCTACCGGCGATCTGCGTTATGCCAGTGCAGAGTTGCACAGTATCTGCGATCTGCTGCCACCGGCGGCGACGACAACGTTCTATGAGCAGGCTGCGACTCGTAGCGCAATCTGGTCCGCTCTCGGTGAGAGCACCATTGGTCACTTTTCCTGCCATGGCAGTTTCGCCGACGATCCACTCGATTCGGCCTTGCACCTGGCGGCAGGTGATCGTATTACGCTGCGCGACCTGGTGGCAGGCGACACCACAGCACTGAGTAATCTACGTCTGGTGGCGCTCTCGGCCTGCCAGACTGCGATCACCGACTTCGGGCGCCTGCCCGACGAGAGCATCGGTCTGCCGGGCGGCTTTCTGCAAGCCGGTGTGCCCGCCGTCGTCGGCACGCTCTGGAGTGTCAACGACCTCAGCACGGCGCTGCTGATGCACCGCTTCTACGAACTGCACCTGCACGGCGATGACGCGGCAGGGCTGGCGCCGCAACCGCCGGTGCGGGCATTGCGCCTGGCGCAACAGTGGCTGCGCGATCTGACCTACAAAGAGATGTTTGACTATTTTCAGCGGCATCGCCAGCTCAAAGCGGTGCGGCAGCATAACTCGGCATCGGTGCAGGTTTCAGGTGTGCGGATGCCGTCTGCTCTGATCGAAGTGGGGCGCGCCCTGGCTGAGGAATATATGCTCGATCATCCGAACAACCGTCCATACGCCAACCCAATATGTTGGGCCGCCTTTACGTTCAACGGTGCAATGGAAGGAGCTGCATAA
- a CDS encoding DUF3592 domain-containing protein produces the protein MNVRVRSTNRIRGLWGDPIMLVIGLGILFLGLQWRTFTQNQIAAMLTSEGRVVEVISRTKTSGGERKTYFYPVVEFRTADGESVRFEGSTGSNPSSYRVGDTVRVRYDPQTPQSALIDSWELWLPSGIVIGVGGFFALMGILALLNALAVLLKWGGLLGLLGIILLRRRRT, from the coding sequence ATGAACGTGAGAGTACGCTCCACCAATCGCATCCGAGGTCTCTGGGGCGATCCAATCATGCTCGTTATCGGATTGGGCATCCTGTTCCTTGGATTGCAGTGGCGCACCTTCACCCAGAATCAGATCGCCGCGATGTTAACGTCAGAGGGCAGGGTGGTCGAAGTCATTTCGCGCACCAAAACGTCGGGTGGCGAGCGCAAGACCTACTTCTATCCGGTCGTGGAGTTTCGCACGGCTGACGGGGAGAGTGTCCGTTTCGAAGGCAGCACGGGCAGCAATCCATCGTCGTACCGTGTCGGCGATACGGTCAGGGTGCGCTACGACCCGCAAACGCCACAGTCGGCGTTGATCGATTCGTGGGAACTCTGGTTGCCGTCAGGGATCGTCATCGGGGTGGGCGGCTTTTTTGCGCTGATGGGCATCCTCGCCTTGCTCAACGCACTGGCGGTTCTGCTGAAATGGGGGGGATTGCTCGGGTTGCTCGGCATCATTCTGCTGCGGCGGAGACGCACGTGA
- a CDS encoding CpXC domain-containing protein: MPISHAELITLTCPACGTSHTADIWLIVAPDERPDLVEQIRNGTLHTATCPQCGQTRTLDAPLLIFRPTAEPPILFAPAQQTSTEQDQQHAAELIGILRQRLGAAWNDAWLGQGLTVVPRQILPLALADDPAAALQELAVQMQQALAELRRRDPEAFARLEAEAQQAMAALLAADQTPDEAPASAATTDAPALIQALDAFLNARTWIDSYRQVQAHPELLSDEALALLEQRIAAARTVGNSRAVAFFEEHLSLLRRCREVGIPRAFAAKMLPPETLAQAEAAGLTPAQAIEAAAQAMDIGSGVDVPSRFRNDLQQAKEAEQRYRRTGDRAALDAAAAAWQRVLDDPAFARSQERFQLAAMNDAGVIFLQRYWSVGHIADLNRAIELWQRAVELTPPDSPDRPARLNNLGTGLRARYARSGRLEDLDAAIAAWQQALDATPPDSPARLPRPPRSAEQPGDRAARPLCPQRAAGGA; the protein is encoded by the coding sequence ATGCCCATCTCGCATGCCGAACTGATCACGCTCACCTGCCCCGCATGCGGCACATCACACACCGCCGACATCTGGCTGATCGTCGCCCCTGACGAACGCCCCGACCTGGTTGAACAGATCCGTAACGGCACTCTGCATACTGCGACATGCCCGCAGTGTGGCCAGACCCGCACCCTCGACGCCCCGCTGCTGATCTTCCGCCCCACCGCCGAGCCGCCCATCCTCTTCGCACCTGCGCAGCAAACAAGCACAGAGCAAGATCAACAACATGCCGCAGAATTGATCGGCATCCTGCGCCAGCGCCTGGGCGCAGCGTGGAACGACGCCTGGCTTGGCCAGGGACTGACAGTCGTGCCGCGCCAGATACTGCCGCTGGCGCTGGCCGACGATCCGGCAGCAGCGTTGCAGGAGCTGGCCGTCCAGATGCAGCAGGCGCTCGCCGAACTGCGCCGGCGCGACCCGGAGGCGTTCGCCCGGCTCGAGGCAGAAGCGCAGCAGGCAATGGCAGCATTGCTGGCAGCCGACCAGACGCCGGATGAAGCGCCAGCGAGCGCCGCGACGACCGACGCGCCTGCGTTGATCCAGGCTTTAGACGCCTTCCTCAACGCCCGCACCTGGATCGACAGTTACCGGCAAGTGCAGGCCCACCCCGAACTGCTGAGCGACGAGGCGCTGGCGCTGCTCGAGCAGCGCATTGCCGCTGCCCGCACGGTGGGCAACTCCCGCGCCGTCGCCTTCTTCGAGGAACACCTGTCTCTGCTGCGGCGTTGCCGCGAGGTCGGCATCCCACGCGCCTTCGCCGCGAAGATGCTACCGCCCGAGACGCTGGCGCAGGCTGAGGCGGCCGGGCTGACGCCGGCGCAGGCGATCGAGGCTGCGGCGCAGGCGATGGACATAGGCAGCGGCGTGGATGTCCCGTCCCGATTCCGTAATGATCTGCAGCAAGCCAAGGAAGCCGAGCAGCGCTACCGGCGCACAGGCGACCGTGCCGCGTTGGATGCCGCGGCTGCGGCCTGGCAGCGGGTGCTCGATGATCCCGCTTTTGCGCGTAGCCAGGAACGCTTTCAACTGGCAGCTATGAATGATGCAGGCGTTATCTTCTTGCAGCGTTATTGGTCAGTGGGTCACATTGCCGATTTAAATCGCGCTATCGAGTTGTGGCAACGGGCGGTCGAGCTCACCCCGCCCGACTCCCCCGACCGCCCCGCTCGGCTGAACAACCTGGGGACCGGGCTGCGCGCCCGCTATGCCCGCAGCGGGCGGCTGGAGGACCTGGATGCGGCCATTGCCGCCTGGCAGCAGGCGCTGGATGCCACCCCGCCCGACTCCCCCGCCCGACTCCCCCGACCGCCCCGCTCGGCTGAACAACCTGGGGACCGGGCTGCGCGACCGCTATGCCCGCAGCGGGCGGCTGGAGGAGCTTAA